The Oryzias latipes chromosome 4, ASM223467v1 genome includes a window with the following:
- the ttc4 gene encoding tetratricopeptide repeat protein 4 isoform X1, which yields MAAETHGDSDDGMDEFMDKFKTQRYKNAFSEKNWEQEFNKIPMFMKTAPEEIDPKNYPELACLQSIIHDDDRSPEEQAKSLKDEGNAFFKEKNYKKAIISYTGALKKKCGDQELNAVLLTNRAASHFHLGNMRSALNDAAAAKKIKPGHLKALIRGAQCCIELRNFSEALQWCDEGLKEHTTDEKLRELRATADKHKRAAERDARKAKVKQKKLHGEKEALLTAIQNRGIKLLQSKKPHLKGSESEDESSAAMEQLRLDGLSSQEVTGAQVFQDEKGLLHWPVLFLYPEHQQSDFISAFCENDCFRDHLNVMFGEELPPWDTDRKYAPHNLQLYFEDCEKGVLYQVDPDMSLLKTLQHKRFFVKAGTPSFIVLVKDSSFFKQFLSGKTIRDL from the exons atggcggCAGAGACTCATGGCGACAGTGACGATGGCATGGACGAGTTCATGGACAAATTCAAGACGCAGAGATATAAAAACGCCTTCAGTGAAAAAAACTGGGAGCAG GAGTTTAATAAAATCCCAATGTTCATGAAAACAGCTCCTGAAGAAATAGACCCTAAGAATTACCCTGAACTGGCTTGTCTCCAGTCAATAATCCACGATGATGACCGATCTCCAGAGG AACAAGCAAAGAGTCTGAAAGATGAAGGAAATGCGTTTTTCAAGGAGAAGAACTACAAGAAGGCCATTATTTCTTACACTGGAGCTTTAAAGAAGAAATGTGGGGACCAGGAACTCAATGCTGTTCTCCTCACTAACCGGGCAGCTTCACACTTCCACCTGG GGAACATGCGCTCTGCACTGAATGATGctgcagctgcaaaaaaaatcaagccGGGCCACCTTAAAGCCTTGATCAGAG GTGCTCAGTGCTGCATTGAGCTGCGCAACTTTTCAGAGGCTCTCCAGTGGTGTGACGAGGGGCTAAAGGAACATACCACCGATGAGAAGCTCAGAGAGCTGAGAGCTACAGCAGATAAACACAAA AGAGCAGCGGAGCGGGACGCCAGGAAGGCTAAAGTTAAACAAAAGAAGTTGCATGGTGAAAAAGAGGCTCTGCTGACAGCTATACAG AACCGAGGCATAAAGCTTCTCCAGTCTAAGAAGCCTCACCTGAAAGGTTCAGAAAGTGAGGATGAATCTTCAGCAGCCATGGAGCAGCTGAGGTTGGACGGCCTCAGTTCTCAGGAAGTCACTGGGGCTCAGGTCTTCCAGGATGAGAAGGGCTTGTTGCACTGGCCTGTTCTCTTCCTCTACCCTGAGCATCAGCAGAGCGATTTCATCTCTGCTTTCTGTGAGAATGACTG TTTCAGAGATCATTTGAATGTCATGTTTGGAGAGGAACTTCCACCCTGGGACACGGACAGAAAATATGCCCCCCACAATCTCCAG ctgtaCTTTGAAGATTGTGAGAAGGGAGTTCTTTACCAAGTTGATCCAGACATGTCTCTGTTAAAAACTCTCCAGCATAAAAG GTTTTTTGTCAAAGCAGGAACTCCCAGCTTCATCGTGCTGGTGAAGGACTCTTCCTTCTTCAAGCAGTTTTTATCAGGAAAAACGATTAGGGATCTGTAA
- the ttc4 gene encoding tetratricopeptide repeat protein 4 isoform X2 yields the protein MFMKTAPEEIDPKNYPELACLQSIIHDDDRSPEEQAKSLKDEGNAFFKEKNYKKAIISYTGALKKKCGDQELNAVLLTNRAASHFHLGNMRSALNDAAAAKKIKPGHLKALIRGAQCCIELRNFSEALQWCDEGLKEHTTDEKLRELRATADKHKRAAERDARKAKVKQKKLHGEKEALLTAIQNRGIKLLQSKKPHLKGSESEDESSAAMEQLRLDGLSSQEVTGAQVFQDEKGLLHWPVLFLYPEHQQSDFISAFCENDCFRDHLNVMFGEELPPWDTDRKYAPHNLQLYFEDCEKGVLYQVDPDMSLLKTLQHKRFFVKAGTPSFIVLVKDSSFFKQFLSGKTIRDL from the exons ATGTTCATGAAAACAGCTCCTGAAGAAATAGACCCTAAGAATTACCCTGAACTGGCTTGTCTCCAGTCAATAATCCACGATGATGACCGATCTCCAGAGG AACAAGCAAAGAGTCTGAAAGATGAAGGAAATGCGTTTTTCAAGGAGAAGAACTACAAGAAGGCCATTATTTCTTACACTGGAGCTTTAAAGAAGAAATGTGGGGACCAGGAACTCAATGCTGTTCTCCTCACTAACCGGGCAGCTTCACACTTCCACCTGG GGAACATGCGCTCTGCACTGAATGATGctgcagctgcaaaaaaaatcaagccGGGCCACCTTAAAGCCTTGATCAGAG GTGCTCAGTGCTGCATTGAGCTGCGCAACTTTTCAGAGGCTCTCCAGTGGTGTGACGAGGGGCTAAAGGAACATACCACCGATGAGAAGCTCAGAGAGCTGAGAGCTACAGCAGATAAACACAAA AGAGCAGCGGAGCGGGACGCCAGGAAGGCTAAAGTTAAACAAAAGAAGTTGCATGGTGAAAAAGAGGCTCTGCTGACAGCTATACAG AACCGAGGCATAAAGCTTCTCCAGTCTAAGAAGCCTCACCTGAAAGGTTCAGAAAGTGAGGATGAATCTTCAGCAGCCATGGAGCAGCTGAGGTTGGACGGCCTCAGTTCTCAGGAAGTCACTGGGGCTCAGGTCTTCCAGGATGAGAAGGGCTTGTTGCACTGGCCTGTTCTCTTCCTCTACCCTGAGCATCAGCAGAGCGATTTCATCTCTGCTTTCTGTGAGAATGACTG TTTCAGAGATCATTTGAATGTCATGTTTGGAGAGGAACTTCCACCCTGGGACACGGACAGAAAATATGCCCCCCACAATCTCCAG ctgtaCTTTGAAGATTGTGAGAAGGGAGTTCTTTACCAAGTTGATCCAGACATGTCTCTGTTAAAAACTCTCCAGCATAAAAG GTTTTTTGTCAAAGCAGGAACTCCCAGCTTCATCGTGCTGGTGAAGGACTCTTCCTTCTTCAAGCAGTTTTTATCAGGAAAAACGATTAGGGATCTGTAA